A genomic window from Denticeps clupeoides chromosome 11, fDenClu1.1, whole genome shotgun sequence includes:
- the LOC114799560 gene encoding uncharacterized protein LOC114799560 — protein MAHAFLRNEGSFTCSICLDFLTVPVTIPCGHNYCISCIAGFWNVEDDKGIYSCPQCRATFTPRPALNKNPLLAEMMEELKKPEFRTACLNQGQKPGTALQGRGCSQHGKSLETFCQTDQQLICYLCVIEEHRGHQLMSIAAERKEKQAYLRNTQKKSSETLQVREKELQELRDAVETLKRSAQAAVEDSEKIFTQMIRSIEKRCSEVCKMIRDQEKAELSRAEGHLVRLEQEIIDLRRRDAELEQLSHTEDHIHFLEKFKSLCDLDGFENTTSHHSTHQNVSFEAVNQSVAALKKQLEDLYELELLKISKEVSQSQLVLSSESNVKTLFLQRLEKVRARPEDGVRVVLMGKNGVGKSATGNTILGKAAFQSSTAMFSVTKKCKKESAYVGPRLVHVIDTPGLFDTDLPKKEIRKELGKCVVLSSPGPHVLLLLVAIGRFTKEERETILMLQDIFGSRVRDHIIVGFTRGDYLQEEGIRIEDYIRRGSPEVRELIQECGGRYHVFYNKDKNADVQARSLLQKMDRMVEENGGSYFTSNLFLETERELQAKERVLLQQKMAELQNKYQETLLSMEEEMCMADDVANSRTTLPNRRQIKNKCNDKDSQQRPEENCQKKTKQMKEKLDLELRETCEEIRGQAEDDEAHDALKLMDDDTAERVEKRCSIL, from the exons ATGGCTCATGCATTTCTGAGAAATGAAGGTTCCTTCACTTGCTCGATCTGTCTGGATTTTCTCACGGTGCCGGTGACAATTCCCTGTGGGCACAATTACTGCATTAGCTGCATTGCGGGATTCTGGAACGTGGAAGATGATAAAGGCATTTACAGCTGCCCCCAGTGTAGAGCCACTTTCACTCCCAGACCCGCACTCAACAAAAATCCCCTGCTTGCTGAGATGATGGAGGAACTAAAGAAGCCGGAATTCCGAACTGCTTGTCTAAACCAGGGACAAAAACCAGGGACAGCACTTCAGGGGAGGGGCTGCTCCCAACATGGGAAAAGCCTGGAGACGTTTTGTCAGACTGATCAGCAGCTCATCTGTTATCTGTGCGTAATAGAAGAGCACAGAGGCCATCAATTAATGTCGATTGCAGCAGAAAGGAAGGAGAAACAG GCGTACTTAAGAAACACGCAGAAGAAATCTTCAGAGACACTCCAGGTGAGAgagaaggagctgcaggagctgagAGATGCTGTGGAGACTCTCAAG CGCTCTGCACAGGCAGCAGTGGAGGACAGTGAGAAGATCTTTACTCAGATGATCCGCTCCATTGAGAAAAGATGCTCTGAGGTGTGTAAGATGATCAGAGATCAGGAAAAGGCTGAACTGAGTCGGGCTGAAGGACACCTGGTgcgactggagcaggagatAATTGatctgaggaggagagacgctGAGCTCGAGCAGCTTTCACACACAGAGGATCACATCCATTTCCTTGAG aagTTCAAGTCTCTCTGTGACCTTGATGGGTTTGAAAACACAACTAGTCACCATTCTACCCATCAGAATGTCTCTTTCGAAGCTGTAAACCAATCTGTTGCTGCTCTGAAAAAACAACTGGAAGACTTATATGAACTAGAACTACTCAAGATATCCAAAGAAG TGAGTCAATCCCAACTGGTTCTGTCTTCTGAATCCAATGTCAAAACACTGTTTTTACAAC GGCTTGAAAAGGTACGAGCACGTCCAG AAGACGGTGTGAGGGTGGTCCTGATGGGGAAAAACGGGGTTGGAAAAAGTGCAACAGGAAACACCATTCTTGGAAAGGCAGCGTTTCAGTCTTCCACTGCAATGTTCTCAGTTACCAAGAAATGCAAGAAAGAGAGTGCGTATGTTGGTCCAAGGCTGGTGCATGTCATTGACACCCCAGGGCTTTTTGACACGGACCTTCCAAAAAAGGAAATCAGGAAAGAGCTCGGAAAATGTGTTGTCCTGTCGTCACCTGGGCCACACGTGCTTTTGTTGCTGGTGGCCATAGGGCGCTTCACAAAAGAAGAGCGTGAGACCATACTGATGCTTCAGGACATATTTGGGAGTAGGGTCAGAGACCACATTATCGTGGGTTTCACCAGAGGTGATTACCTGCAGGAAGAGGGCATCCGTATCGAAGACTACATTAGACGCGGCAGTCCTGAAGTGAGGGAACTGATTCAAGAATGTGGTGGTCGTTATCACGTGTTCTACAACAAAGACAAGAACGCAGACGTTCAGGCCAGGTCTCTGTTGCAGAAGATGGACAGGATGGTTGAAGAGAATGGTGGAAGCTACTTCACCTCCAACTTGTTTctggaaacagagagagaacTTCAGGCCAAGGAAAGGGTGCTGCTACAGCAGAAAATGGCAGAACTGCAAAACAAATATCAAGAAACCCTGCTAAGTATGGAGGAGGAAATGTGCATGGCAGACGATGTAGCAAATTCAAGGACCACACTTCCAAATAGACGTCAAATCAAGAATAAATGCAATGACAAGGACTCACAACAACGTCCGGAAGAAAACTGTCAGAAGAAGACGAAGCAGATGAAAGAAAAGCTGGATTTAGAGCTGAGAGAAACTTGTGAAGAAATAAGAGGTCAAGCAGAAGATGATGAGGCCCATGATGCATTAAAACTGATGGATGATGATACAGCGGAAAGAGTCGAGAAACGTTGCTCAATATTATGA
- the LOC114799494 gene encoding GTPase IMAP family member 8-like has translation MAEAVKDTSDLRIVLLGTKGVGKSTSGNTILGRNDFGSQSRGAPKCTEARGMVGKRRVRVIDTPDLLKEVPREVDTVISLSSPGPHLFLLVLHPKKMKENLDEVLATIREAFGAKAVDFTIVLFTHGDQEEEASFLASHKASKHLPMPLRKRHHMFNNENRGDRDQVRDLMAKIEGMVQEKGGFYNIPTTVPLVKPRAQDTRRENPDSKTMKSGRFSEILSKWTDTEKRSTKDCVRVVLIGKTGVGKSTTGNTILGRATFHSSVVMSSVTKKCEKSFSNIGSRVVCVIDTPGLFDTTIPNEQIKKEIGNCIALSSPGPHVFLLLMAIGRFTKEESDTLLMLQDIFGERAKAYTIIGFTRGEELRDERRSVEEYIRNGHPQVRELIQDCGGRYHLFCNKDKSAESQAMGFLQKIDKMVQANGGSYYTSSMFLDTEKEIQAKEMKLIKEKMADLEKKYEQALQRIEEGIERTHEKITIKDHQFVTEVSKISQTIECNLSVKRDIYNFPHVKNEPEEETPEMAATEDNEQLNMEEGYQKKVKELQDKLALELQETYEKIRSQAEQDQAVETAEKVNTKRSCAIL, from the exons TGGCGGAGGCAGTAAAAGATACGAGTGATCTAAGAATTGTACTCCTCGGAACAAAAGGAGTAGGAAAAAGTACATCTGGCAATACCATACTTGGAAGAAATGACTTTGGTTCTCAGTCCCGTGGAGCACCAAAGTGTACAGAGGCCAGGGGTATGGTTGGCAAAAGGAGGGTTCGTGTGATCGACACCCCCGACTTGTTGAAGGAGGTGCCCAGAGAAGTCGACACTGTCATCTCCTTGTCTTCTCCTGGACCACATTTGTTTCTGCTCGTCCTTCAtccaaagaaaatgaaagagaatCTGGACGAAGTACTCGCCACAATTCGTGAGGCTTTTGGAGCCAAAGCAGTGGATTTCACAATTGTGCTTTTCACCCATGGCGATCAAGAGGAGGAGGCCAGCTTTCTTGCATCTCACAAAGCGAGCAAACATTTACCCATGCCACTCAGAAAGAGACACCACAtgtttaataatgaaaacagGGGAGACCGCGACCAGGTTAGAGATCTTATGGCAAAAATTGAAGGCATGGTCCAGGAAAAGGGAGGCTTCTACAACATTCCAACGACTGTACCACTTGTCAAACCGAGGGCTCAAGACACGAGAAGGGAAAATCCTGACTCAAAAACAATGAAGTCTGGACGCTTCTCAGAAATACTAAGCAAAT GGACTGACACAGAAAAACGGTCAACAA AGGACTGTGTGAGGGTAGTCCTGATTGGGAAGACCGGTGTTGGAAAAAGCACAACTGGAAACACCATTCTTGGAAGAGCAACTTTCCATTCTTCTGTTGTAATGTCCTCGGTTACcaaaaaatgtgagaaaagcTTCTCAAACATTGGCTCAAGAGTGGTCTGCGTGATCGACACCCCAGGGCTGTTTGATACAACCATCCCAAATGAGCAAATCAAGAAGGAGATTGGAAATTGCATCGCGCTGTCATCACCTGGGCCGCACGTCTTCTTGCTGCTGATGGCTATAGGGCGATTCACAAAAGAAGAGAGCGACACACTGCTGATGCTTCAAGACATATTTGGGGAGCGAGCCAAAGCATACACTATCATTGGTTTTACCAGAGGAGAGGAACTGCGAGACGAGAGAAGAAGTGTTGAAGAGTACATTCGTAATGGCCATCCTCAAGTGAGGGAACTCATTCAGGACTGCGGCGGCCGGTATCACTTGTTCTGCAACAAAGACAAGAGCGCTGAAAGTCAGGCCATGGGATTCCTGCAGAAGATAGACAAGATGGTCCAAGCTAATGGAGGAAGCTACTACACCAGCAGCATGTTTCTGGACACAGAGAAAGAAATCCAGGCCAAGGAAATGAAGCTCATAAAGGAGAAAATGGCAGACCTGGAAAAGAAGTACGAACAAGCTCTCCAACGAATAGAAGAGGGCATTGAACGCACACATGAGAAAATCACCATCAAAGATCATCAATTTGTGACTGAGGTTTCCAAAATAAGTCAGACGATTGAATGTAATCTTTCTGTTAAGCGTGACATTTATAATTTCCCGCATGTGAAAAATGAGCCCGAGGAAGAAACTCCGGAGATGGCAGCGACAGAAGACAATGAACAGCTCAATATGGAGGAAGGTTATCAAAAGAAGGTGAAGGAACTACAAGACAAACTAGCGTTAGAGCTGCAGGAAACCTATGAGAAGATCAGGAGCCAGGCTGAACAGGATCAGGCTGTTGAAACAGCAGAAAAAGTTAATACCAAACGGTCATGtgcaatattataa